A single genomic interval of Chloroflexota bacterium harbors:
- a CDS encoding isocitrate lyase/phosphoenolpyruvate mutase family protein codes for MIDLQPEVVAAANAKSRRLRQLLHDPKILVMPGAYDVLSARLFESLGFPAIQGTSGGIAAVHGLYDEELFGRDGTAEVYREMAAAVAVPVNADGEKGYGGPDAMEATVRAFVAAGVAGMNLEDSDYHAHGTPMTLVPLSRQVEKIQAVMTAKAAIGSDFFLNARIDVFGTVGTHAEGMDEVIARGNAYAEAGADCIFIFRPGDRDCIRTLVREIRAPLSILAGESSPPVLELQELGVARVSYGSAFTRYAISAVKTMAEALQGGGDISGLIRESMPRDAFLRLLSGRPL; via the coding sequence ATGATCGATTTGCAGCCTGAAGTCGTCGCAGCGGCAAACGCCAAGAGCCGACGGCTCCGTCAGCTCCTCCATGACCCGAAGATCCTGGTCATGCCCGGCGCGTACGACGTCCTTTCGGCGCGCCTGTTCGAGTCGCTCGGGTTCCCGGCGATCCAGGGGACGAGCGGGGGAATTGCCGCGGTTCACGGCCTGTACGACGAGGAGCTGTTCGGACGAGATGGCACGGCCGAGGTATATCGAGAAATGGCTGCCGCCGTTGCCGTGCCAGTCAACGCGGATGGTGAGAAAGGTTACGGCGGTCCGGACGCGATGGAGGCGACGGTCCGCGCATTTGTGGCGGCCGGTGTGGCAGGGATGAATCTCGAAGACAGCGACTACCATGCTCATGGCACGCCGATGACACTTGTCCCCCTTTCTCGCCAGGTCGAGAAGATCCAGGCGGTGATGACGGCAAAAGCGGCGATCGGGAGCGATTTCTTCCTCAACGCGCGCATTGATGTTTTCGGGACGGTCGGCACGCACGCGGAAGGCATGGACGAGGTGATTGCGCGCGGAAACGCGTATGCGGAGGCAGGCGCGGACTGCATCTTCATCTTCCGTCCGGGCGACCGCGATTGCATCCGCACGTTGGTTCGTGAGATTCGCGCCCCGCTCAGCATCCTCGCTGGGGAGTCCTCTCCTCCGGTGCTCGAGCTACAGGAGCTGGGTGTCGCCCGGGTGAGTTATGGCTCCGCGTTTACCCGCTACGCGATCTCAGCGGTGAAGACGATGGCGGAAGCGCTGCAAGGCGGCGGCGACATCTCCGGGC